GGCCCGGCCGTGCACAGGACTTGGAGGAAGCGGAGGGGCTGTTACGCGCCTTGAAAAAGGCACGGTGTATGCACCCCGgacaaaaacactcccgcacaaggcgttaacccacagataaccgtttggcaccgttaggtggctatctgagggccgcaggtaaacccgcgttcataaaatgcagccttcaacccgatgtccaaacaccgaagacgcgaagcgaccaatgagagggcggcaggcagcaaggcagcgatcgggctgaccaatgagagggcagcaggcagcaagcagcaaggcagcggtcggacagcgcgtgcgcactgtacagcggcaagcggcgatgactcactcggagcgagcgagatggcactacagcactgatgactcacacggagagagcactggagcagacgtccgcacgggtcggcggtcggaagcgaagtGAACCACCGCGTTCACGCGCGGAGAGcgcctttatatataaaatcgaaAAGAGCTCGGGGGTAAGGACGGGTTTGCCGTGCGTGACAAAAAAAGAAGCGTACCTATGtgaatgaaattgtttataacataataataaatatatattatcactGGTCGGTCGGTCAGCGGATAACATTTATGCatgcataatatataattatacttatatacatacaatgtatgtgttttgttttgatttttctttataggtgTAGGTTAACTACTAAAGCCgacatgttatttaataatacattttcatggtagattttatgtcaaatgtttacTAGATATGTGGTGTATTTAgagagtatttatttatttatttatttatagttttttacgCTTGTCGTTGATACTATGTGGTCTCTACGGACTCTTCGGATATATATTGTGGCCCTGAAAAGGGCCGTTTGTTTGGTTGGTTGGTTGGTACTTGATGGTactatgatgatgatgattattattattgtcaatcgCTCtcattatgatataatataataagagaaATCGCCGGCGCTGAGACGACGCGGCGTCTGGATGACGTGTTCGTCTCCTACGTTGCGTACGTCACCGCCGTTGTCCCACCCCGCCGCGACGCTCACTTGGAGCTGGTGTACTTGGTGACGGCCTTGGTGCCCTCGCTGACGGCGTGCTTGGCGAGCTCGCCGGGCAGCAGGAGCCTCACGGAGGTCTGCACCTCGCGGGACGTGATCGTCGAACGCTTGTTGTAGTGAGCGAGACGAGACGCCTCAGCCGCGATCCTCTCGAAGATGTCGTTCACGAACGAGTTCATGATTGACATCGCCTTCGAAGAGATACCGGTGTCGGGATGCACCTGCTTGAGCACCTTGTAGATGTAAATGGCGTAGCTCTCCTTCCTCTTGtgcttctttttctttttgtccGATTTGGATATGTTCTTCTGTGCCTTGCCGGACTTCTTGGCCGCCTTGCCGCTGGTCTTTGGTGGCATAGTGAACGCGAGATGCGAGATGCGAGAGTTGAGAGAATGTATCGACTACTGCACACACCACACGAGAAtagcttttttaaaaaatttttcGTCACTTCAGTATACTTCACTTTGAAAGTGTTCTTGCAACCGGTCCGGAGTTACATGGTATACGTTTCGCGGCGGCCAATCGATCGCGTCGTTACCGTTAGAACGCCGCGTGTTGGGACAcgagagggggggggggggggggggtgaaCGGCGCCGTCGAAGGGGGCGGGGCGTTGTATTATATGTGTATCTGTCTCTATCTCCGTCTCCCTCTCCCTCTGACACGATTTATTTAtggttatttaaagtaaaatttacaacaacaacaacaaaaaaaaaaatgtacataacATAGTATGCATGTATTGTCTATTAAGTATTACTGATTGGATGATTGCGTAAGCGAGTAATTTCGAgcgtgttattattattaagtatgaaaaagaaatgaaaaaaaaattgcgagATTTATCTATTGGTTAttgtctatattatattgtagtataggtaatttaatactaatttgatagaaacaaataatcatctactaatattacattttgtcTGATGAccgtttttatatatcacagtagtagtagtagtagtagtagtagtagtagtagtagcagTAGTAGTATacttataatagataataatatgtaggtaGGTATAATCTCGGTGAGATCAAAGTACGTATTATGTCGTTGAAACATTTATCTAACAAAAAATGGTGGTGGTACGGTTGCcacaccaccaccaccaccatcATTGCGTTTTAATGAATCATATTGCGGCCCTGAAAAGGGCCTTTTAGGTCGTTGCAATGACAACGATACGattgtattgtaatgtaatttatgtcTTCTTCTCGGTCTTCTTGGGGAGAAGGACCGCCTGAATGTTAGGCAGTACACCGCCCTGTGCGATGGTCACGCCGGAGAGTAGCTTGTTGAGCTCCTCGTCGTTGCGTATGGCCAACTGCAGGTGACGCGGTATGATCCTGGTCTTTTTGTTGTCACGGGCCGCGTTACCGGCCAACTCGAGCACTTCGGCCGCCAGGTACTCCATAACGGCCGCAAGGTAGACCGGCGCACCGGCACCCACCCTCTCGGCGTAGTTGCCCTTCCTGAGCAGCCTGTGGATACGACCGACCGGGAACTGGAGACCTGCGCGGTTGGAACGCGACTTTGCCTTCCCCTTGACCTTGCCGCCCTTGCCACGTCCGGACATTTTGtatgattgtttgtttgtacgTACACAACACGACACTACTCTACACAACTACTCGACAGCGAAACGGTAAGACTGGTGAGTGAGGTTTTTTTTTCCATAGCGacgaatttgttaaatataaattccaaCGGTATTTAACCAACCGGCCGGGTATGACAAACGACGAGGTCTACTTCTCTACGCTACTAAACGCGATTGGATGCCGGCCGAGCGAGCGAGCGATATTCAGAGAGATAgagagcgagcgagatgggGAGGGCTGACTGACGTCCAGTACCGTATCTacgtatacataatattatgtaaagaaaaaaagtagTATGTTTCTTTATTGTATACTAGATGGCGGTAGCATCCATCCATCGCGGTTGGAAAAAGTAGTCGAATCTTGAGATTGAATTGAGTTTTAATGACGtttctctattttttttaagtttaatgaaattaagcaacacaacacaacacaaattgtttatttgaattatcaattccaaataaaataacatatataatcttATACGTTGTATTCTTATATTCTTATACTGTTACGTTTAACCGTCCCTCCgcgacttatttatatataaaaaaaaaaaaaataataataataataataaataataatgtgaagtAGACACTATTAATGGGTAGAAGATAGATGATAACTTCTAATGAACCTATTgtcgatttttatatttcaagttaGGGTTTcacagacagacagacagacagcccggtatgtaatatatacgtaggtgtataaaatataaatctcatATTTTTagcacattattttttaaagatattttaaaatgatggCAATGATGTACAgtagaaatatgaaatatgcGGGGGGCGGGGGCGGGGGGTAGTGCAATAGGTCTCCCTATTGTTTGCAACTTTTATTGCACCAACACATCTGGCAaaggtgtaattattttagaatattgttttgtcGGGCAGTCGGGCGGCGGAGGCGGAGGCGACGCTCCAGACGGGCCCGTGCGATTAAcacgtattaattattgttatagcgATTGGTagacgacgacgacgacgacgacgaagAAGAAGTGATCGCGACGGTGGTGGTGGTGTCGTACGGTACGGTGATTGTGGCGAAGAACGGCGGTGCTATACAGGTgtgatatgaatatatatatttatttatttatttatcgatttATCTATTTGTCTATTTTTTGTATCTCTCGTGTGAAGTGCGCGCGTTCAACGAACTGATTGAGATGAGATGTGACGTGACGTGATGTGATGTGATGTGATGTGATGTGATGTACGATCAAGATGATCAGAGAGAAtgtctatctatctatatatctcTAAGACTGAACTGTGAAGTGTTGTTTTCTAGGATCGCATTAATTAAGTGTCGCGACGGCTGTCGAGTTGCTAGCAAATaggtaagttaataatatgtatatcactactttttttttttatatctttaacaaCGTGCATTGCATACATACAGGCATTATACCAACACATGATACTAACAAAATGCacgtaaatactatatatatatatatacaatatatatatatacaaatagttCAAAAACGTTTCCTTGGAAAGCTTTGCAATCGTCTACGCTTGCCTGGCGTGCCGCCGTGCCTACTATTGCACGTGTACAAACGTGTGCTTATAGCAAGCttatttcaagtttatttatataaaatatttaacttttataatatacatacatcttTGCGTATATACCCCTAGCGTTGCtgtctcgctcttacaacttaattacaaatatctattgatgtgtggtttaagtttttattttgtttattactgtTCTGTactgtttttgatatttttaatatataatcatattttttaggcATACACGTTGATTtagaatatgtatatgtttcgaCAAAATAGGTAatctcttattatttatttatttatttaattatatataagtaattttattattactacctTTTCACGTTTATTTATCGATTGAAACTCTCAACTTCGGTTTCGCGAAACATATGTTAGCCCTGAAAAGGGCTTTTTGTGTGGCGTGTTTGTGCGTGttgttgtgtgtgtgtgtatacaTACAACATCGACACAACCGACCAACTTGTGATGCGTTCGTCGCTCTTCCGTCCGGTGGCCGaccctcctcctcctcctcctccttcTTCTTCTTACCGGTGATCAGCGCACGCGAACACAGTGCGGCGGCTCGTGCGTATTGAACGTGGATTGTCGCGTTCACTTCTTGGAAGCGGCCGATGCCTTTTTAGCGGTGGCGGCCTTCGATTTGGGCGCGGCGGCTGCTGCCTTCTTCGGTTTGGGTGCTTTAGGTTTTTTGGTCGGTGGTTTCGCGCTCCTCTTCGCCTTGGAAGCGGCGGCGGTGGTCGACGCGCCCTTGCCGGACGCTGCGGCGGAGGCGGCCGCGGAGCCGCGACCTTTCTTCGGAGCGGCCGACGCGGCCGGCTTCCTCTTGGCCGCAGCGGCTGCCTTCTTGTCTTTGGCGGTGCCACCCCTTCCGCCCGCCTTGGCGGGGGACGCGGTCTCGGCGGCCGCGGCGGCGGCCTTCTTGCTCCTGGCGCCCGCACTCGCGGCGGTCTTCTTGGCGGCTTGTGCGGTCGGCTTCTTCACCGATTTGGCCGCGGAGGACGCCGCCGCGGCGGAGCCCCTGCCGCCGGAGGAAGCGGAGGCGGCCGTCGCCTTCTTCGCCGCGCCGCCGCCGGTTCCCGACTTGCTGTCTATCTTGAACGAGCCCGATGCGCCCTTGCCCTTCGTCTGAATCAGGGTGCCGGAGGCGACCGCGCGCTTGAGATACTTTCTTATGAACGGCGCCAACCTCTCGGCGTCTAGGCTATAATTCGAGGCGATGTATTTCTTGATCGCCTGCAGGGACGATCCGCTCCTCTCCTTGAGCTCTTTGATCGCGCTGTTGACCATGTCGGAAGTCTTGGGGTGCGTTGGTCTCGCCTTGGGTTTCTTCGCGGCGGCCGCCGCCGCTGCCGCTTTTGGTGCCTTCTTGGCGGGCGTCGCCGGCGCGGGTGTCTCCGATGCTACTGCTGTGTCggccattttttttatttttattaacaattaattagacACTTAACAACGTTAACACGTAAATTAacgagtttttaatatattgtaaaattgtagTCAATGTACAACAATGCTAAGAGTGCGCGGCGCTAGTGAGCGCCTGCCAGACGAatcagtataccgcgacgagagcttcGTCAACTATATGCGTTTTCTCGTATTCGGCGTGGAAACTTTTCACTAACACGTCTCAGTTTGATCGGATTTTTTCCAATATATAATCGAGAAATTGCACAAAATCTCTATTCTAATTAGACTTTATGATATCCGCGACCGG
This region of Pieris brassicae chromosome 13, ilPieBrab1.1, whole genome shotgun sequence genomic DNA includes:
- the LOC123717714 gene encoding histone H2B; this encodes MPPKTSGKAAKKSGKAQKNISKSDKKKKKHKRKESYAIYIYKVLKQVHPDTGISSKAMSIMNSFVNDIFERIAAEASRLAHYNKRSTITSREVQTSVRLLLPGELAKHAVSEGTKAVTKYTSSK
- the LOC123717723 gene encoding histone H2A yields the protein MSGRGKGGKVKGKAKSRSNRAGLQFPVGRIHRLLRKGNYAERVGAGAPVYLAAVMEYLAAEVLELAGNAARDNKKTRIIPRHLQLAIRNDEELNKLLSGVTIAQGGVLPNIQAVLLPKKTEKKT
- the LOC123717700 gene encoding late histone H1-like translates to MADTAVASETPAPATPAKKAPKAAAAAAAAKKPKARPTHPKTSDMVNSAIKELKERSGSSLQAIKKYIASNYSLDAERLAPFIRKYLKRAVASGTLIQTKGKGASGSFKIDSKSGTGGGAAKKATAASASSGGRGSAAAASSAAKSVKKPTAQAAKKTAASAGARSKKAAAAAAETASPAKAGGRGGTAKDKKAAAAAKRKPAASAAPKKGRGSAAASAAASGKGASTTAAASKAKRSAKPPTKKPKAPKPKKAAAAAPKSKAATAKKASAASKK